The following proteins are co-located in the Apium graveolens cultivar Ventura chromosome 5, ASM990537v1, whole genome shotgun sequence genome:
- the LOC141723769 gene encoding conserved oligomeric Golgi complex subunit 2: MPDLHPHSPHSPTPRKPTDLFGDPIDSHPPWFKQSSFLDPNFDPESYISDLRTFVPFDTLRSELRSHLASLKHELVDLINRDYADFVNLSTKLVDVDASVVRMRAPLNELREKIVVFRAAVDESLVRLRSGLEQRAEAQGAREVLEVLLDTFHVVSKVEKLIKELPSLPADWSSGDVNPVDKGHLSNGIPLQHGESGTNLRDTQSMLLERIASEMNRLKFYMTHAQNLPFIHNMEKRIQSALLLLDASLGHCFIEALEHRDDNAIYNCLRAYAAIDNTSNAEEIFRSTIVAPQVKKFITHNVSELSAETSGDELEADYMKINQFIEEDCKFLLEISSRENSGLHVFSFLANSILKEVLTEIQKVKPGAFSPGRPAEFLKNYKSSLEFLAKLEGYCPSRYALTKFRAEAVFVEFMKQWNIGVYFSLRFQEIAGTLDSALMLGSLVPVHNSNSDQGESHELVLKQSVSLLACLRTCWSEDVLVITCSDKFLKLSLQLISRYSNWLSTGLAASKVPNSGSNPGSEWAVSAAPDDLVYVIHDVNCLAEEVCGNYLDHVLEVLKSCSPEVLDLVKQSILHGGTSLKDLVPQVIDSITKTVVEKSVDVLKQIKGITATYRMTNKPAPVRHSVYVSGILRPLKDFLDGEKASRYLSKEARNKLIDQATSDITSQYHGQATDLVTLARKTESSLQKIRRGAQRQQKQQNRGGLGPENLDNTVSETDKVCMQLLLDIQEYGRNLAALGVEARNIQDYCNLWNCVATSERQNAITF; encoded by the exons ATGCCGGATCTCCACCCACACTCACCACACTCCCCAACCCCACGCAAACCCACCGACTTATTCGGCGATCCAATCGACTCGCATCCTCCATGGTTCAAACAATCCTCCTTTCTCGACCCTAATTTCGACCCGGAATCCTACATTTCGGATCTCCGCACTTTCGTCCCCTTCGATACTCTCCGATCCGAGCTCCGATCTCATCTCGCCTCTCTCAAACACGAACTCGTTGATTTAATCAACCGCGATTACGCCGATTTCGTCAATTTGAGTACCAAATTGGTCGATGTTGATGCGTCGGTTGTGCGAATGCGAGCGCCGTTGAATGAATTGAGAGAGAAGATTGTTGTGTTTCGTGCCGCTGTCGATGAGTCGTTGGTGAGGTTGAGGAGTGGGTTGGAGCAACGTGCGGAGGCGCAGGGGGCGAGAGAGGTTTTGGAAGTATTGCTTGATACGTTTCATGTCGTATCGAAG GTTGAAAAATTAATTAAGGAGCTTCCTAGTTTGCCTGCTGATTGGTCCAGTGGAGATGTAAATCCAGTAGATAAGGGTCATTTGAGCAACGGGATACCTTTGCAACATGGAGAAAGTGGAACAAATCTCAGAGATACTCAAAGCATGCTATTGGAAAGAATTGCCAGTGAAATGAATAGGCTTAAGTTTTACATGACTCATGCTCAG AACCTACCTTTCATTCACAACATGGAGAAGAGGATTCAGAGTGCTCTCTTGTTACTTGATGCAAGTTTGGGTCACTGTTTTATAGAGGCACTGGAACACAGAGATGATAATGCAATATACAATTGCTTGCGGGCATATGCTGCTATTGATAATACTTCTAATGCAGAAGAAATATTTCGCTCCACAATTGTAGCGCCACAGGTGAAAAAGTTTATTACACATAATGTGTCAGAACTGAGTGCTGAGACATCTGGAGATGAACTCGAGGCGGATTACATGAAGATAAATCAGTTTATCGAGGAAGACTGTAAATTCCTTCTGGAAATTTCATCCAGAG AAAATTCAGGTCTCCATGTATTCAGCTTTTTAGCTAATTCAATTCTTAAAGAGGTTCTCACGGAGATTCAAAAAGTAAAGCCAGGGGCCTTTTCTCCTGGAAGACCTGCAGAGTTCCTAAAAAATTACAAATCGAGCCTTGAATTTTTGGCCAAACTAGAAG GCTATTGTCCGTCCAGATATGCTCTTACCAAATTTCGAGCTGAGGCTGTCTTTGTTGAATTTATGAAGCAGTGGAATATTGGGGTGTATTTCTCTTTGAG GTTTCAGGAAATAGCGGGAACATTGGATTCTGCGCTGATGTTGGGCAGTCTTGTCCCTGTTCATAACTCTAATTCTGACCAAGGGGAATCTCATGAGTTGGTTTTAAAGCAAAGTGTTTCCCTTTTGGCTTGCCTGAGAACCTGTTGGAGTGAAGATGTTCTTGTCATAACTTGCTCTGACAAGTTTCTTAAATTATCCTTACAACTTATATCCAG ATACTCAAATTGGCTGTCCACTGGACTAGCTGCTAGCAAAGTCCCCAATTCGGGTTCCAACCCTGGTTCTGAATGGGCTGTTTCTGCTGCCCCCGATGATCTTGTTTAC GTAATCCATGATGTAAATTGTTTGGCAGAGGAGGTTTGCGGAAATTACCTTGACCATGTACTGGAGGTTCTAAAGTCATGCTCCCCTGAAGTACTTGACCTTGTAAAACAGAGCATATTACATGGTGGAACATCTTTAAAGGATCTAGTACCCCAAGTGATTGATTCAATAACTAAAACGGTGGTGGAAAAGTCTGTGGAT GTCTTGAAACAAATTAAGGGAATAACTGCAACATACAGGATGACTAATAAGCCTGCTCCTGTTAGACATTCTGTATATGTCTCGGGGATATTGCGCCCGTTGAAG GATTTTTTGGATGGTGAAAAAGCTTCCAGATATTTATCCAAGGAAGCAAGGAATAAGCTCATAGACCAAGCAACTTCAGATATCACTAGTCAATATCATGGACAAGCTACAGACCTTGTAACCCTG GCAAGGAAAACAGAGTCTTCACTTCAAAAGATACGACGGGGTGCTCAACGTCAACAAAAGCAACAAAATCGCGGTGGATTGGGCCCAGAGAACTTAGACAATACTGTTTCAGAAACTGATAAAGTTTGTATGCAATTACTTCTTGATATCCAG GAATATGGGCGCAACCTCGCTGCCCTTGGGGTGGAAGCCAGAAATATACAGGACTACTGTAATTTATGGAACTGTGTTGCCACTTCAGAGAGACAAAATGCCATCACGTTTTAA